The genomic interval GTCTACCTGGGGATGAGAACGAGGGATGGCCTCCTCCTTGCGGAGACCTGTGATGCCTCACGCCCGGAATCTGCCCTCTCTCCCCTTTTGCAATCCGGTCTGATCAGGCTGGAGAATGGCCGCGTCATGCCAACCCTCGACGGGTTCCTCGTTGCCGACCGGCTGCCTCTGCTCTTCCCCAATTAGTTGTTCGGAGTAAATGTAACCACACGTTCCTTCGGGTCAATGGTCACGTTGAAGTTGATCAGAAAGTCACGACCCAGAAGACCGTCTGCATTCTTAAGCCCCGCATCGTGGGCAATAACCAGAAGAGGTCCTGCCGCTGCCTCGCCCACCTCCAGCGAGGAAACCCAGAAAGCGCTTGCGTATTGAGTCCCGGTCACGCCTTTCAGGACTCCGCGGTACGCCGCCTCGGCAGAAACACCAAGTCGCGCAAGGACTGACGGGGAGATAAGCGTATGATCAGCGCCTGTATCAAGGATCAGGGTGATGGGCCCTGCGCCGTTGATTTTAACGCTCACCAGGACGGGCGAACCCGGCACGAAGGGTATAGTTGTTGAGCCCTTCTTTGCGGGCGGGGCGGGCAAATCCGGCGGCGCGGGAGGAGCCGTTGACAGAGAAAGCAGCTGCGCCATAGGTCGGTAGCGTTCCGGGATGGAGTCGAGGCTTGTGGTGTAATACTGGACCCCCTTCTCGTCAGTCCAGTAGTACACGTCAGCGAAAGCCGTCCCTGTGAGGACAGTAACCACAAGTAACGCTGCCAGCCAAAGTCGCATGTTCAATTCTATATTCTTCAACTGCCGGAATCAAGCAGGGGTCAACCCACCTAGAACTCTTTCTCAGCCTGTTAGTCGTCCGTGCTATTGCTTTTTGCGGCGAGCGTCGATACTCTTTAGGGACGGATGATTGCCTCGGGGAATAGACGCATCAAAGAATCACGAGGCAGGGGAAGTGAGGGAGCAACGACAGTGCGAGCAGCGACCGGGATAGTGTGCTGCCTGGGCCTTTCGTTACTGCTGGCAACGCTTGCCAGGGCCGAATTAGTCTGCTCCCTCGGAGCCGATGTCTATTACGATTCCAAATCGGATGGGAATGCCTCGCCGGATGCACTCCGCATCGCACGTGAAGTCGCTAACGTGATCTGCGGCGGCACCTGCAACATCGCCCTCTTTCGCAACCCCACCGCGGGCAATCTCCTCACGGTCACTGCGCAGGACGGCTCGGCTAAAATCGTGTACAACCCGCAGTTCCTGAAGTCGATCGACAGCAGTATAGGCAATGGCGCCATATTCGGACTTTTTGCGCACGAGGTGGGCCATGTTGTCGACAGGCGGCTGAACGTAACGTGGATGCCCGGTTCGTGGGATCATGAAGTGCGGGCGGATGCCTGGGCCGGCTGTGCTATCGCGCGCGCTGCCCTGCCCGACGACAGGAAGACGGCCGCACTGCGAGCTATGCTGCGCTATCCCCCTATCGGCCATCAGGCGAGGGATCTACGAGTTCCCGCGCTGGAATTGGGCTACCACTCCTGTGGCGGTGCTGGCACGCTGCCCAGCCTGGAAAAAGATCAGTAGAATCCGGGTGGGTCTAAAGCTCTACCACTGGCGTATTTCGATGATGAGACCGTCGGGATCTTTTATCTCGCCGCGCTTCGACGGACCCAAACTCACAGGCGGCATGGAGATCTCCACTCCTTTGCTCTTCAGGTATTCTACCGCCTTGTCCATATCTTCCACTTCGATTGCCATCATACGGTAGCCAACCTGCGGCACTTTTGAGGGCGGTGCAGGATTCTTCACAGCCACCAGCTCCAGGACTGTGCCACCCAATTCCATGAAACAGACTTCCTCAAGGGGCGGACTGTCTACTTTCTTCCGCATCTTCACCGTAAAGCCGAAAATATCTGTATAGAAACGTATGGTCCGCTCCATGTCACTCGGGGTAATTTCAACGTGATCGATCTTCTTGAACATAAACTCCTCCTTTTGGCTCCGAGCCCTTTTATCGGGGCTTTCGTTCGCGCGTAATGCGTCATGCAGTATAACCCCAACGGCACCACCTGTAAAGAAGAAGGAAGAAGCAGCTTGATTCTCTGCCGGTTAGGGGTTATTAGTTACTACAGCACGTGTTTGAGTGCCTGTCAAAACTGGAAACAAAGGAGAAGAGTCATGATGCACGCACTAAAAGCAGGTGCTGCTGCGGCGGTGATCCTGTCGATTATTCTTGCCGCAGCTTTCGTCTCGGCGGCCGGTACCGATGACGCAGGGAGCATACTCGCCCGCGCAAAACAGGTCTTTGGTCCGCTTCCCGAAGTCATCGCATCCCAGGACAACCCGGTCACGCCTGAGAAAGTTGCTCTCGGAAAAATACTTTTTTATGAAACGAGGGTTTCTGTAGACGGTACGGTAAGCTGCGCGCGGTGCCACCCCGTGGGCCTGTATTTAGCCGACGGCCTCAAGAAATCAATTGGCAACAACAGCAAAGTCAACCCGAGGAACGCACCCACTCTTCTCAACACTGCCGGCCAGATATCGGCCCACTGGATCGGCAACAGGAAGAATGTTGAAGATCAGGCCAAGCAAGCGCTCATAGGGCCGCCCTCATTTGGCATGCCATCCTATGAAGCAGCCGAAAAGAAGCTCAAAGAGATCGTGGCATATACTGTCTTATTCCAACAAGCATTTCCAGGCGAAAAAGAGTCGGTGACCGCGGATAACTTCGCGAGAGCTATCGGTGCCTATGAAAGAACGCTCGTTACACCCTCCCGGTTCGACCTGTTCTTGAAGGGCAACAACGCAAGCCTGACCGGGCCGGAACAAAAAGGTCTTCAAACCTTCATCCAGGTGGGATGTGGCGATTGCCACTCAAGCCCTTATGTCGGCGGACAGATGTACCAGAAGTTCGGCGTCGTCGAACCCTACTGGAAGTATACGAAAAGCACGGATATCGATGAAGGACGATATACCGTGACAAAGAAAGAGGAGGACAAGTACGTCTTCAAGGTTCCTCTTCTGCGCAACGTTGAAAAAACCGCGCCCTATTTCCACGACGGGTCGGTCGATCACCTGCGCGATGCCGTCTGGATTATGGGCAGGATTCAGCTTGCGCAGGACCTTGCTAAGACACAGGTCGAGGAGATACTGACATTCCTCAAGACTCTCACCGGAACTATTCCTGCAAACGCCCTTCAGATCCCGATCCTGCCTGCGTCTGAGTAGTGGGCGCTTCAGGACTGTGATAAGATCGCCTTCAGGCAAGGGCACTCTTTTTTAACGCTTCTAAAAAGGTTGCAAGCATGAAGTACCTCCTCCTGATTCTCTTGTGGGTTTTCTGGTGCGCACTCCACAGCGGGATGATAGCTGCTCCTGTCACGGAATACGTGAAGAAACGGTTGGGCAACCGCTACCGATTTTACCGGCTCTTCTATAACAGCCTCGCCCTGGTAACTCTGCTCCCCCCGGTCTACTATTCCATTCTCCTTGAGGGAACACCGGTCTTTCGCTGGCACGGAGCGTTGGTGCTACTGCAATGCTTCCTGCTTATAGCCGGCCTCGTTCTCTTCATCGCGGGTGCGAAACATTACAACATATCGCAGTTCCTTGGCATACGGCAGGTGAGGACCGGCGAGATAAACCCTACC from Syntrophorhabdales bacterium carries:
- a CDS encoding retropepsin-like aspartic protease, producing MRLWLAALLVVTVLTGTAFADVYYWTDEKGVQYYTTSLDSIPERYRPMAQLLSLSTAPPAPPDLPAPPAKKGSTTIPFVPGSPVLVSVKINGAGPITLILDTGADHTLISPSVLARLGVSAEAAYRGVLKGVTGTQYASAFWVSSLEVGEAAAGPLLVIAHDAGLKNADGLLGRDFLINFNVTIDPKERVVTFTPNN
- a CDS encoding VOC family protein; its protein translation is MFKKIDHVEITPSDMERTIRFYTDIFGFTVKMRKKVDSPPLEEVCFMELGGTVLELVAVKNPAPPSKVPQVGYRMMAIEVEDMDKAVEYLKSKGVEISMPPVSLGPSKRGEIKDPDGLIIEIRQW
- a CDS encoding cytochrome c peroxidase, translating into MMHALKAGAAAAVILSIILAAAFVSAAGTDDAGSILARAKQVFGPLPEVIASQDNPVTPEKVALGKILFYETRVSVDGTVSCARCHPVGLYLADGLKKSIGNNSKVNPRNAPTLLNTAGQISAHWIGNRKNVEDQAKQALIGPPSFGMPSYEAAEKKLKEIVAYTVLFQQAFPGEKESVTADNFARAIGAYERTLVTPSRFDLFLKGNNASLTGPEQKGLQTFIQVGCGDCHSSPYVGGQMYQKFGVVEPYWKYTKSTDIDEGRYTVTKKEEDKYVFKVPLLRNVEKTAPYFHDGSVDHLRDAVWIMGRIQLAQDLAKTQVEEILTFLKTLTGTIPANALQIPILPASE
- a CDS encoding NnrU family protein, coding for MKYLLLILLWVFWCALHSGMIAAPVTEYVKKRLGNRYRFYRLFYNSLALVTLLPPVYYSILLEGTPVFRWHGALVLLQCFLLIAGLVLFIAGAKHYNISQFLGIRQVRTGEINPTLSEDDAFDMTGILCAIRHPWYAAGIMVVWARDLSLSTVLTNLVITAYFIVGSILEERKLVREFGSTYIEYQQHVSMFFPYMWLKAKIAQRFDR